The proteins below come from a single Maylandia zebra isolate NMK-2024a linkage group LG23, Mzebra_GT3a, whole genome shotgun sequence genomic window:
- the LOC143412397 gene encoding uncharacterized protein LOC143412397 gives MKSRKVKRILITKLMLTTLALQCKEIINDDLPVGQILDCWPTLKSQSQICAEFHRITNLHLKNHFYAVLDQHAPRLQSLFRKKAVCTGNVSDVLSQLFRSYNLQEQADIHAQSAGVLHALSAYLYEDTSTFIKTWDMMHSDRPDISEVPLGLLLIRANSSDATFFCPEKTAVLVEGNMIIVFTTLADAFLVIFGLTDVLHLSYPKCLANIFDFIQKVLMGLKGGKLKPKVLSLKNDLLAAE, from the exons ATGAAGTCGAGAAAAGTGAAAAGAATCCTGATTACAAAGCTGATGCTCACAACTTTGGCCTTGCAATGCAAAGAGATCATCAATGATGACCTACCAGTAGGTCAGATCCTGGATTGCTGGCCTACTCTGAAATCCCAGTCCCAG ATCTGTGCAGAATTCCACAGGATTACAAACCTCCACCTGAAGAACCACTTTTATGCTGTGCTGGACCAACATGCTCCCCGGCTCCAGAGCTTATTCAGAAAGAAAGCTGTTTGCACAGGGAACGTGTCTGATGTCCTGTCTCAGCTCTTCAGAAGCTATAATCTCCAG GAACAAGCTGATATCCATGCCCAAAGTGCTGGTGTGCTTCATGCCCTCTCTGCCTATTTGTACGAAGACACCTCTACCTTCATCAAAACATGGGAT atGATGCATTCTGATAGACCAGATATTAGTGAAGTGCCACTTGGACTCCTCCTGATCAGAGCCAATTCCAGCGATGCAACATTCTTCTGCCCTGAGAAGACTGCAGTTTTGGTCGAGGGTAACATGATCATTGTTTTCACCACCCTGGCTGATGCATTTCTAGTAATATTTGGACTGACTGACGTCCTGCACCTAAGCTACCCAAAATGTTTGGCCAACATTTTTGACTTTATTCAGAAAGTTTTGATGGGTCTGAAGGGTGGGAAGTTGAAGCCCAAAGTGCTGAGTCTTAAAAATGATCTTTTGGCAGCAGAATAA